The Ziziphus jujuba cultivar Dongzao chromosome 3, ASM3175591v1 region GCGTCTCTCTTTCTCAATCTATTGTATCATTCACTTTTCGTTTGAATAGAATTCAATGAAAGGTTGAATATCTCGTTTTCCTTGTTGCTATTCTTGAATTGGGTTGTCAGTCTTGAGTCAACCCAGTTGCAAATCTTGTTGCTTATTTCGTTTCCCATCCTATTCTTCTTGGTGAAACTGGTATTGCCGTATTGGGTTTCTTCTGTGAGCTCGTAATTTTATGGAGATTTTGTAGTCATTATTGTTCCATAAATTTTCAGAGCCTGTACTTTCAACtgggttttggtttttgtttcgtTTCTGATCATTGATAGATTCAAACACCGTGTTGATTTATCTACACCATGCAGTCTCAGCAGAAAAACCCTTTTGGGGTTTTGCAATCTCTGCAGCAACAAATAGGTTCCAATGGCAATTGTGTTGAATCAGAGAGTCCTCCATTTTCCATAAGGTGAATAACCTTTGCAGAAATTTTAGATCATATTATTTTTCCCTTTGATATTAATCTCATTGTTCTGCTTGATTTTATTTCACAGCTGTACAGTTTTATCGTGGTCACATACCATATCCTCCTTCACTGCATTTAGGAATCAATTTCCATTTCATTGTATTTTCTTTCAATCTTTTCAACCAGTTACATTCTGGGTTGTCTATCTTTTAATTGCATGTGATTCATATAAGTTGTTAACGAAATAACAATTAAGGTGTTAAAAGAAACTTCTCTATTCTGCTTTTCATGACTTGTAATGTGCGTTTTCTAACCTAATCGCGGTCTTGAACAAAATGCACCTTGGAATATGttggaattttgattttgttttagtttttgttaCGTTAAACTTAATTTGTAAATAATGGTTCTTTTATGTAATGGAATTGTCCATTACAACTTATTTTTCTGTCTATAATTATATCATTGGTGTATCTTCATTCTGTATTTAAGTTCTTGGAGGTTAATTTCAAGTTCCTCTTTTCAGATTTACCTTTTGTGCTTTCATATCATGTTCATTTTATGcacaattatttgttttaatacaTCAAGGTAAAAAATCCTTGGATAAAAGAATGTACTAGCATTTCATTTTTGCCTACTTCTTCTGCAGAAAGTATGTTCTTGCTTGTCGTCAGAAAGATATCTTTCATAGCTGGCCTTTTCCAGAGAAATACTTGCATATCTGTCTAAAGCATGGTATCAATGATGTGCTACCACCCCTTGAATCCCATCATTCAGCTATCCAGTCACTCAGAGGACCTATACATTTACAAAATAATGAGAATGCTAGTTCATTCATTAAAATGGTTCAAAATACTGTAGAGCAAGAGGACTTGTTGAGAAAGGAAAGCAATTTAGCCTCCAATGAAGACATATCCAGAGAGTCCAGTCAAGATTGCCAATTATCTCTTTCTAGTAATAGTTGTAAGAATGAAGAAAATGGTTATAAACTCAGTTCTGATGTTGCTTCTGATGTCGTAGTTTCAAGAAGTGAACCTTCAGCTGTCATTCCGATTTCTCTTCTTCATGAACATCAATGTAGTAAGATAGTGAAATCCAACAAGATGTTGAGACACAAGCGGAAAAAACGTAAAGGAAAGAATAAGAAGCGATCGATGGTTGATATTTTAGCTGTGGCAAAGCCATGTACAGTGGAGGATCTAATTAGGATTAACAGATTATGTTGTGGTTTTAGCAAGCCTTTGGAGAATGAGATTAACGGAATAGAAGAAACGATGAATGTTGAGAATAATTGCAATTCTGATGTAACTGAGGAGAACTCAAATGGGAAGATTCAAACAGATGATTGTGAAGCTGCTGATGTCGATATGTCAGGCAGAAAAAGATGGGTTGTAAAGTTCAAGTTGAATAGTTAAGTTCAAGTCCCGGGACATgaattaagagaaaaagattcaTGCAAATGTACAATATAAGGTATGGTTTTGATCTTCATGATTATCTTTCTTACATAGGTGATACTACTATTCCTTTGTCAGGTTATAGTTGGGATTTATACCATGCAATATGCTGCTAATCAATATGCATAAACATTCCGTGAACAACTGAATCGTTgtgctaatattaaaatatctcaGTTAGTAGATTTTAGATATATCACATATAATAAAAGTCAACATAGTTGATCtattttccattataatttatatgatgCACTTCATGTAATTTGctttcctattttattatagTAACGTATTTAAGTATGTCAGAGAATTAATTCTGTTATATTTCTACTTAAATGCAATGGTTTTTAGTAATTAGTTATATTATTCTACCTGAAATAGCTTTTAAAACTAAGCGTATGGTAGTAGAAAATATATAAGCATTATTTGGAGATAGGATCCATTTTTAATGAGATAGAAACCTTGTCAAGATACAGTGCCTGACAATAAGGAACTTCAACATACAGATGGACTAACCTGTATTTGATgagttttaaattttgagacCATGATGATGTCTATGGTAGGCAAGGCTAATTTGAAAGAATTAAGATTACACATGTCAATTTTTCCTTTGCAATGGGAGTAAGAAAACTTAGTAAAAACTAGTACACATTTCCAGAACTTGTTGATTATTTTGCATCCATAGAAGGAAGTTCTGCAATTATCTGAATCTCTGGATCTAGTATTTTGTTCTTAAATGAAGACAGATTCTAATTTGTTTCAACAAAGATATTTCTCTGCAGCATATTGTTGCATGGTCACATGACATTTTGGTTGAAAGATTTCATATACTGGCTTGTTTGAAAATATGCTTAACTTAGAATGTGACATGAATGACTATATAATTATTAAGTGCTTCCCGCTGATCTTACAGAGTCTAAAATGTTGGCTTTCTGGAGACTTAAGGTTCTTCTTGGCATCCATCTGTTCGTATCCATCTTTCCAATTGTTggctaatttattttattgttcatTGAAGTTGTCAATGTCCACCTGTTTATTTCTTTAGAAGAAGTTTCCGATGACCtaaaaatctaattaaacaACGAGAATTAGGCTAAACTAAGATTCATCTCTGCTTTCTAAAAATCAGTGAGCTCATTACACCTTAAGCAATGACCCTCAATTCGGTGAATGAATTTGttaagaatttgaatttttttttttttaacttctttttggattttttaataACTTGTTAGAGAATAACTGTTATCATGGAAAAGACTTTTTAGCTGATTGTATTAATGGGCCATAAAGCCTAATCCTCTATTGCCATGTTCTGGTTGTTTTATGCCTGCCTCTTCTCGAACCTGTGATATAGTGGTCACAACTCACTCACTTGACCGTTGGACTAGAAGGTTGGGCTTTATTGCCATGTTGTTTTACTAGTTTTTGCTTCAAAAAAAATCAGAGGCATAAGAACATCATAGGTTTTggtctaaaataattttgttatgtTTAAGCTTGGAACATATCATTCTTGACTTGTCCATAAATTGCAGGCTCCAGGACGAGTTAGCCAGCTCAAAGCCATCGTACAAGAAGGCTTCAAGAGAGGTTAGCAGATCAAGAGATAAACTAGAACTTCTGCAAGTATGAAGAAACTGATTAAGATCTATAGCTATTTTATACGAAACAGATTTGAGGGTGGTAATAGAAGGTGATCACAACGGTTTACAAGTCTGATTTAGTTTGTAATCTAACCCATTGCCAATTTGGTTGTTGGTAGCAATTTGAGTTGTATAGTAGCTTGTCCCTTTCAATGAAGGCCACGGTTGCTTGTATATCTGTGTCTTGGAGACGTAATTTTTCCCCAACTCTGCAAAAGAATCTGAATTGTTAACCAGTCAAATGCCCCTGCTTTTTCTTCTCATGAGCGTCTTGTTTTCATTTTCTCTAAGATTTTCTTTGACATCTCTGCAACAGTTGATTGAGTTCTTCACTGGCATGTATGTCGATGCTATTTCTGTCGTTTTCAATATAACGGTAGGATAGTGTATAATGCATCCCCATCATGTCTTAGTTCTTATTCACGAGAAGTTACTAATTGGTGCTGCATGAGCATAAAAGACAATGTTTTAGAAAACATTTCATTACCTAATGTAACATTGCTTTTTCATGTTATAAATGCCAACATGATAATCATCAATATACTATTGGAAGCCGGACCTTTTTTAAGAGTGCTAATTGGGTTAATTTAAGGATCCGAAACCTACATAAACATACAATACTTTAGCGTAGTATGTAAGTAATGTGAGACTATGcactatatatattgtttggaAGGTGAGCAACAAcgaaactatttttaaaatctgGCTGGTTTGCTTTTATTTGAGCTCCTTCCTCCACAGTCCTGTAAACTTAATTAACACTACAAAGGCTACCCAATTATCTTGAAGATTTCTATGATTATGATGtgatatatttgattaaaagtCATTAATGGGCACCATGGATATCGCAGGAAACTGCATTTGGTGATGAACTTAGACATAGTAATTTGTAAaaccaattaaacatatatatatatatatatatatgtatgtataagcTTGCTAGTTAATTAATTAGGTCATTgctaaagaaaatggaaaagtaaggaaaggaaaaaaaaaatctttgtttaTCTTGAAAGGAAATACTATCGGATGTCAAGGATTTTAGATATGGAACTAAAGAAGCAAGAGAATGAATTTTGGCAAATTAATATGCAACCATTTCAAATTCTTATTCTTAGATGAACTTGTAAAGTAGTATATGGAGGAGAGTGTATGACtatcttttatattaaaagatTATATAAATGGTATATCTGATAAAAGTGgctacaaagaaaaaatatatttttatttgcatgtcaaaaaaagataaaatatgatTAAAGAAATCAGTATTTTACATAAAGATCCTAGTCATATGATATGTCATGTGGTAGACAGATAATATTATTCCACACTAGAAATTACAagcaaaagaaataatatattttattaaatagggTAATTGACATTGTTAGTCCCTGAACTATAcccatattttttgtttagtccttgaattttttttttttttcttggcattTTCGTTCCTAAACTCCATATTCTAATGCACTGTAGTTCTTAAACTAATTTCTAGCAATTTTGAGATATGCAATAGTACATTTATTATAACAATTTTCGtccttaaactattttttaatataatttttatcagGTTTGAAATATGTAGTACACTTACTGTCATAGAAAACAacatatttatatcaaaatgcaaaagaaattagaaaattactGTCATGAAATAGTATACTTTTCTATACATTATCTGTCATTAGGTGATGAACTTAGACATAGTAATTTGAAATATGTAGTACACTTACTGTCATGAAATATGTATACTTTCTATACATTATTTGCTATTTGTACaggtaaattagaaaattaaagtaTTTCTTCAATATTTCAGTTTTTCTCTAGAATTTTAATTGCCGAAATGTCTCCCTGTATTATGACTTATTTCAAATTATCACATtgtatcaatttttgttttttttcctttttttttttttttggggggggggggggtgttaaAATTTGACCAACTTAGCCATGTAACATTCAAGTAAATTGGCTATATAAGACAGTATGGGTTTAATTTAAATcaaagattttttcttttgattttttaaaaaagaaaacaaacaaaaagaatgaaagaCAACATACAAGTTGCTTCATTTCATTTAtcatcaattttgtccaaaaaaattattatactctaaacacatatatatcatatgatatatatatatgccaataatgcattatggaaaaaaaaaatctatatttattaaaaactaGGTAGTTTATTTTGCCAAATtctaaccaaaaaacaaaaaactttatatttaccgtatttaaatttatgtaaaTGTGTGTATTTACACCATTTTCTTTTAACACATTGCTTTTAATTTCATGAATTCTAACcagcaaaaaaattggaaaaatatagAAAGTATAAAGATATTCTAATTCTtataaccaaccaaaaaaaaaaaaaaaaagaaggggaaaagaaaaaggaagggaAGGTCATCTGGCCTTGTGGGCCTTTTCGGGTTTTGATGATTCACCTGATCATTTTCGGATTCGAACCGTATCCAACAGGGTTGTTGGGGGCCCATTTTTGACatttggtcctttttttttttattatatatatttaagaaagaagaagaattcGTCAATTTGGCGGGACGGGGTCTCCCACCgccaattttttcaatttatttttatgcaaaaatatttttaattttattcattttcactATAAAAGGCCCAAAAAAGTGAGCCAAAGTCGCTAAGCAAAGCGAcggttttttttatcattttgggAGTTTTGGGAGTCGGAGAAGATTGACGGAGACGGAGAGCTGAGAAGAAGACGATGCTGAGAGGGAGGGAAAGCCTAATCCGGCTGGTCGGAAAACGCCGTCGTTTCCTTCCCCATCGTCAAGCTTTCCTCTCCGCTCCTTTCCAGGTAgacccacttttttttttttttttttttttggccccttTTAAAAAGGTTGGATTTTTATTTGCAGAGCTCGTTGAATTTTCGTGGTGATGGAGATGGGGAAGTGGGTAATAATGGAAAGATGGAGTCTTTGGAAGGTGGAGGAGGGGAAcatgaaggagaagaagataGTGTGGAAGTGAGCTGCCCAGTTTGTGGCAACAAAGTGAGTGGGAATAATACCGCCATTAACTCTCATATAGGTACCATTTCTTTGAATTTAGTTTCCAATTTAAGTTATTGAGtctatgaaattatatatatatatatatatatatattttttttttttgtttttttaggggAATGACATTTACATGTTTGTTCTTTTCCCCCACTCAGTATCTGATAATCGAATCATCAAATTTCGTGGTTCTTGTCACTGTTGGCTCCCAATATGTTGTTATCTGAACTATATTAAAAATGATGGTTTATTGTATTTCTCTTAAAGTGGCGTAGCTAAGATGAACCACTTTCGGTATTTGGTAGACTTATATGGTGATAAATTTCTGTACGACTACAACTCTGCTCTAATCCAGTTATTTTGGAGTCAGCTATGCAATTTGGTGTCACTATTAGTTGTCTGATTTAATTCGAAATTTCGTTCACtagataaaattttcaaaatttgggaCTTTTTGCACCAAGGGGCAAAAACACTGTTAAAATTATATGACTTGGCTTTCGGTAATGAGAATCAAGTTGTCAAGATATGTCAAGATTGAAACATTGATCTTTTTTAGTATCTAATTTCTGATTATAACAACA contains the following coding sequences:
- the LOC107422231 gene encoding uncharacterized protein LOC107422231, which encodes MQSQQKNPFGVLQSLQQQIGSNGNCVESESPPFSIRKYVLACRQKDIFHSWPFPEKYLHICLKHGINDVLPPLESHHSAIQSLRGPIHLQNNENASSFIKMVQNTVEQEDLLRKESNLASNEDISRESSQDCQLSLSSNSCKNEENGYKLSSDVASDVVVSRSEPSAVIPISLLHEHQCSKIVKSNKMLRHKRKKRKGKNKKRSMVDILAVAKPCTVEDLIRINRLCCGFSKPLENEINGIEETMNVENNCNSDVTEENSNGKIQTDDCEAADVDMSGRKRWVVKFKLNS